One Physeter macrocephalus isolate SW-GA chromosome 10, ASM283717v5, whole genome shotgun sequence DNA window includes the following coding sequences:
- the LOC102996261 gene encoding LOW QUALITY PROTEIN: SUMO-conjugating enzyme UBC9-like (The sequence of the model RefSeq protein was modified relative to this genomic sequence to represent the inferred CDS: substituted 1 base at 1 genomic stop codon): MSGIALSRLAQERKAWRKDHAFGLVAIPTKNPDGTMNLMNWECAIPGKTGTPWEGGLFKLRMLFKDDXPSSPPKCKFEPPLFHPNVYPSGTVCLSILEEDKDWRPAITIKQILLGIQELLNEPNIQDPAQAEAYTIYCQNRVEYEKRVQAQAKKFAPS, from the coding sequence ATGTCGGGGATCGCCCTCAGCAGACTCGCCCAGGAGAGGAAAGCTTGGAGAAAAGACCACGCGTTTGGTTTAGTGGCCATCCCAACAAAAAATCCTGACGGAACGATGAACCTCATGAACTGGGAGTGCGCCATTCCCGGAAAGACGGGGACTCCGTGGGAAGGAGGCTTGTTTAAACTACGGATGCTGTTCAAAGACGATTAACCATCCTCACCTCCGAAATGCAAGTTTGAACCACCGTTATTTCATCCGAACGTGTACCCCTCGGGCACAGTGTGCCTGTCCATCCTGGAGGAGGACAAGGACTGGAGGCCGGCCATCACGATTAAGCAGATCTTATTAGGAATACAGGAACTTCTAAATGAACCAAATatccaagacccagctcaagCAGAGGCCTACACAATCTACTGCCAGAACAGAGTGGAATACGAGAAAAGGGTTCAAGCACAAGCCAAGAAGTTTGCTCCCTCATAA